A part of Cryptococcus tetragattii IND107 chromosome 3, whole genome shotgun sequence genomic DNA contains:
- a CDS encoding dihydropteroate synthase — protein MPPDTITISSLTLHLLHGLGPSAFHLTPSPPCPALLSLTIHLVPNSVSTTAAGDSMAGLGVNYSSVSKAIYALANDPEKVWSGPWELMRAVSAIPLESDEVQSVDIRLGLPKALLHALEAVYKASYAKNGEVTDKSCTVRDLKIVCIVGLHEHERKEKQRLELDVKVSRCDWNVWGHKGFADEVYEFVSNSAYGTIESLNHELGQHLLKSRYLGDSTQPHLEITVRKPSAIPFATPSITIHRSQTDYMPTVPSARNGRPEAPERVFVAVGSNIGDRVANIIRAVRLLEEAGCKLLGTSRLYESAPMYVEDQDRFVNGVIELATSLEPLEVLRLLKRTEKAVGRTKTFTNGPRVIDLDLVFYGHRVVKIGKETDEEDEYGIKWLECPHKRLREREFVLRPLADIDSEFTHPALHKSVGQLLASLPTTFPPSLSPIIPLHSHASPLKLSIPASPYIMTIFNTTPDSFSDGDLARTKVEYALAACEKLLKGPDPPAILDIGGMSTRPGSEPCSEEDELSRVIPLVKAIRSSGDPYVASIPISVDTYRPSVAKAAVEAGASIINDVRGGQEPGMLRVMAEADVPVVLMHSRGDSKTMITADVQDYGSQGGIIKGVIQETKALVEQALKSGVKRWNIILDPGLGFAKSSSQSLTLLKHLSDLVLPGTGIEGLPMLVGASRKGFVGQTIKRAVPKERSFGDAAVSGWCAASGVVDILRVHDSREMGEVVKMTCAIRNAV, from the exons ATGCCACCGGACACGATAACTATTTCATCCCTCACACTTCACCTCCTGCACGGCCTAGGTCCGTCCGCCTTCCACCTTaccccatctcctccatgccccgcccttctctccctcacAATTCATCTCGTCCCCAACTCTGTCTCTACCACTGCCGCAGGCGACTCCATGGCAGGCCTTGGAGTGAATTATTCTTCAGTATCGAAAGCGATATATGCCCTTGCGAACGATCCGGAAAAAGTATGGAGTGGACCATGGGAACTGATGCGTGCTGTCAGTGCCATCCCGCTAGAGTCTGATGAGGTCCAGAGCGTGGACATCCGCCTGGGGCTCCCAAAGGCATTGTTACATGCTCTAGAAGCTGTGTATAAGGCGTCATACGCCAAAAACGGTGAAGTAACCGACAAGAGCTGTACGGTCCGGGACTTGAAGATAGTATGCATTGTCGGGTTACATGAGCacgagagaaaagagaaacagAGGCTGGAATTGGATGTCAAGGTCAGTAGATGCGACTGGAATGTTTGGGGACACAAGGGATTTGCAGATGAGGTATATGAG TTTGTGAGCAACTCGGCTTATGGAACCATCGAATCGCTGAATCACGAACTGGGACAACATCTCCTGAAGAGCCGGTATCTAGGGGATTCCACTCAGCCTCATCTAGAGATTACAGTCAGGAAACCATCGGCAATACCTTTCGCTACTCCCAGCATCACCATTCATCGCTCGCAGACCGACTATATGCCAACTGTACCATCAGCTCGTAATGGACGACCTGAAGCCCCTGAGAGGGTATTCGTAGCTGTTGGCTCCAATATCGGTGACAGAGTAGCCAACATTATAAGAGCCGTAAGGCTTTTAGAGGAGGCTGGATGTAAATTGTTAGGCACTAGTAGACTGTATGAGAGTGCGCCAATGTATGTAGAAGATCAGGACCGGTTCGTCAATGGCGTCATTGAG CTGGCTACATCACTTGAGCCCTTAGAAGTTCTTCGATTGCTCAAACGCACAGAGAAAGCTGTAGGAAGAACAAAGACATTCACGAATGGTCCTCGAGTCATCGACCTAGATTTGGTCTTTTATGGCCACCGAGTGGTCAAAATTGGCAAAGAGAccgacgaggaagatgaataTGGGATCAAATGGTTAGAGTGCCCTCACAAAAGGTTGCGTGAGCGAGAATTTGTTTTGAGGCCGTTAGCCGA CATCGACTCGGAGTTCACGCACCCTGCACTTCACAAATCTGTCGGCCAGCTACTCGCCAGTCTTCCAACCACGtttccaccatctctttcacctATAATTCCCTTGCACTCTCACGCTTCGCCCCTAAAGCTTTCCATTCCCGCCTCCCCATACATCATGACCATCTTTAATACAACACCTGATTCATTTTCCGATGGCGATCTCGCCAGGACCAAAGTCGAATATGCGCTCGCCGCTTGCGAAAAGCTGCTAAAAGGGCCTGATCCTCCGGCCATTCTCGACATTGGGGGAATGTCCACGCGTCCAGGTTCTGAACCCTGTtcggaggaagatgagctCAGTCGCGTTATTCCACTTGTCAAAGCCATCCGATCATCTGGTGATCCCTATGTTGCCTCCATTCCGATATCGGTCGACACTTATCGACCGTCAGTTGCCAAGGCTGCTGTTGAAGCTGGAGCATCCATCATTAACGATGTCCGTGGCGGGCAAGAGCCAGGAATGTTGCGGGTCATGGCAGAAGCAGACGTTCCTGTTGTTCTAATGCATTCTAGGGGCGATTCAAAAACCATGATTACAGCAGACGTCCAGGATTATGGAAGTCAAGGAGGCATCATCAAGGGTGTGATCCAGGAGACAAAGGCCTTGGTAGAGCAGGCCTTAAAGTCTGGCGTAAAACGATGGAATATCATCCTCGACCCTGGCTTGGGCTTTGCcaaatcttcctctcaaaGCTTGACACTCCTCAAACACCTATCTGATCTTGTCCTTCCAGGGACAGGGATCGAAGGGCTTCCGATGCTAGTCGGTGCTAGTAGAAAGGGATTTGTGGGTCAGACCATAAAGCGGGCTGTACCAAAAGAGAGGAGCTTTGGAGATGCGGCTGTCAGCGGTTGGTGTGCTGCCAGTGGAGTTGTGGACATCTTGAGAGTCCATGATTCTAGAGAGATGGGTGAAGTCGTTAAAATGACATGTGCTATTAGGAATGCAGTGTAG
- a CDS encoding dephospho-CoA kinase — protein sequence MLIVGLTGGIASGKSTVSKLLSERHHLPIIDADLIAREVVEPGTSGYSLVVSHFGPDRVLQEDGVSLDRGAIGDIIFHDPEERKWMNGVVHPRVKKEMVKRIIRYWLKGEWCVILDVPLLIEAGMWKWVGDTVVVYVNERLQLSRLLDRQSNPPLTQSQASSRIASQLPLSAKLAYATSVIDNSGSFTDLNDQVDRTVAKWRAQQGGDSGWWWRLCWLIPPVGLVAGALCLFAVWRGGKKDRRRGRGEVSRRDRSEQAAERIELMELKGGRRRAASGSFTDEE from the exons ATGTTGA TCGTCGGTCTTACCGGCGGTATCGCTTCCG GCAAATCAACCGTCTCCAAACTTCTTTCTGAAAGACATCACCTCCCAATTATAGATGCTGATCTCATTGCTCGAGAGGTCGTTGAGCCTGGCACATCTGGTTATTCTCTCGTTGTCTCACACTTTGGCCCTGACCGGGTCTTGCAGGAAGACGGAGTATCGCTCGATAGAGGGGCGATAGGTGACATCATTTTCCATGACCctgaagaaaggaaatggatgaatgGAGTCGTGCACCcaagagtgaagaaagagatggttaAACGTATCATAAGGTATTGGCTGAAAGGAGAATGGTGTGTGATCCTTGATGTGCCGCTATTGATAGAGGCGGGTATGTGGAAGTGGGTAGGGGATACTGTTGTGGTATATGT CAATGAGCGTCTCCAGTTGTCGCGCCTCCTCGATCGCCAATCTAATCCTCCTTTGACTCAATCTCAAGCCTCAAGTCGGATTGCCTCTCAGTTACCACTATCGGCCAAGCTTGCCTACGCTACATCGGTTATCGACAATTCTGGTTCATTTACAGACTTGAACGACCAGGTCGATAGGACGGTTGCCAAATGGAGGGCTCAGCAAGGCGGAGATTCAggttggtggtggaggcttTGCTGGTTGATACCGCCTGTGGGGCTAGTAGCCGGTGCATTGTGCCTTTTTGCTGTTTGGAGAGGGGGCAAAAaggacagaagaagaggccgaGGGGAGGTCTCAAGGAGGGACCGTTCCGAGCAAGCAGCCGAAAGAATAGAGCTCATGGAACTGAAGGGTGGAAGACGGAGAGCTGCGAGTGGAAGTTTCACGGACGAGGAATAA